From the genome of Candidatus Methylomirabilota bacterium:
GGAGCTTCAGGTCGTCCACCCGGTCGATCTCCTGGCGCGCGCGCTGAGGGATGCATGAAGATCAGGATCGAAGACCACGTCAAATTCGAAGGCGCCAAGATGGCCAAGATCGCGCTGGCGACGACGGACCGTGCCCAGCTTGACCTCTACTGCGTGGCGCCCGGCCAGTACCAGAAGCCCCACACCCACGGCGACCAGGACAAGATCTACTATGTGCTCGAAGGAGCCGGCCGGTTCTCGCTCGGAGACAAGGAGGAGCGCGTGGCGGCCGGCGAGGCGCTCGTCGCGGCCGCCGGAGTCGAGCACGGCCTCGTCAATGACGGCGCCGAACCGCTGCTGATCCTTGTGGTCGTGACGCCGCCGCCTCCCCACGGGACCTCGTCTCATGAATCGGGAGCCAGGTCGTGAGGGCCTCGATCATGATCACCTGTCTCGGTGACATGTTCTTCCCCGAAGTGGGTGTGGCCATGGTCACGCTCCTGCGGCGCCTGGGCGTGACCGTGGAGTTCCCCCAGGGACAGACCTGCTGCGGGATGCCGCTCTTCAACTCGGGCTATCACCACGACGCGGCGGTCGTCGCGGCGCGCACCGTCGAGCTCTTCGCCGGCGCGGAGCACGTCGTCGTGCCCTCCGGCTCCTGCGCCTGGATGGTCAAGACCGAGTACCCGGGACTTCTCAAGCACGATCCGGCGCTCAAGGCGGCAGCCGAGGCCCTGGCGAACAAGACCTACGAGCTGTCGCAGTTCCTGGTGGACGTCCTCGGCGTGACCGACGTCGAGTCCTCGTTCAGGGGCAAGGTCACCTACCACGACTCCTGCCATCTGCTCCGCGGCCTGGGCGAGTCGCGCGCGCCGCGGACCCTGCTCAAGGGCGTCAAGGGCTGCGAGCTGGTCGAGCTGCCGGGCTCGGACGAGTGCTGCGGATTCGGCGGCTCCTTCTCGGTCAGGTTGCCCGAAGTGTCCACCGCGGTCCTCGACAAGAAGCTCGCCAACGCGGAGGGCACGGGCGTCGACTGTCTCGTCGCCTGCGACGCCGGCTGTCTCATGCAGATGGGCGGCGGGCTCACGCGACGGGGATCGCGCGTGCGTGCGGTGCATCTCGCGCAGGTCCTGGCGCCGGCGGCGGGCGCGTGAGCGACGCGAGCCTCCGGACTCCGTTCCCGGCGCGGGCGCATGCCGCGCTCGAGGACGCGCACCTGCAGGAGGCGCTCGGCATCGCGACGACCAAGTTCATCGGCCTCCGGAAGGAGGCCTTCGCGGGCTTCCCGGAGGGCGAGGCGCTCCGTGACAGGGCGCGCGCCATCAAGGAGGGGACGCTCCAGCAGCTGGACCGCCACCTCGAGCGCCTGGCCGACAACATCGAGCGGCTGGGCGGCCACGTCCACTGGGCGGCGACGGGGGACGAAGCGCGCGATATCGTCTTGCGCCTCTGCCGCGAGAATGGCGTCCGCATGGCCGTGAAGAGCAAGTCGATGGCGACGGAGGAGATCGAGCTCAACGACGCCCTCGAGGCAGCCGGCGTCAAGCCCGTCGAGACCGACCTTGGGGAATACATCATCCAGCTCGCCCACGAGAAGCCCTCGCACATCATCGCGCCCGCGATCCACAAGACCAAGAGGCAGGTCGCCGATCTCTTCTCGAAGGAGCTGGGCGGCAGCTTCGAGGCCGACCCGGAGGTGCTGACCGCCGTCGCGCGGAAGGAGCTCAGGCAGAAATTCCTCGACGCCGACATGGGCATCACCGGCGCGAACTTCGCCGTGGCGGAGACCGGGACCATCGTGCTCGTAACCAACGAGGGCAACGGGCGCATGGTCACCTCGCTGCCGAGGATCCACGTGGCCGTCATGGGGATGGAGAAGGTCATCCCGACCATGACGGATTTGATGGTCTTTCTCGCCATCCTGGCGAGGAGCGCGACGGGGCAGAAGCTCTCCTCGTACACGACGCTGGTACGCGGGCCGCGCCAGCCCGGCGAGAGCGAGGGGCCGGAAGAGCTCCACCTGATCCTGATGGACAACGGCCGCACCCGCCAGATCGCGGGGACGCTGCGCGAGGCGCTGTACTGCCTGCGCTGCGGCGCGTGTCTCAACGTCTGCCCCGTCTACCGCCAGATCGGCGGTCACGCGTACGGCTACACGTACCCAGGCCCCATCGGCATCCTGCTGACCGCTATGCTCAAGGGCGCGGCCTCGGTCAAGGACCTCGCTCACGCCTCGTCCCTCTGCGGCGCTTGCAAGGACGTCTGCCCGGTGCGCATCGACATCCCGCGGATGCTGGTGGATCTCCGCGAGCAGCTCGACAGGGAGAAGATCGCGTCGTGGCCAGAACGGATGGTCTTCCGGGCGGCCCGGCGGATCATGACGTCGCCCGGGCTCTTCCGCCTCGGCGCCGTGCTGGGTAGGGTCGCGCAGAGGCCCTTTGTCAGGAACGGCAGGCTCAGGGGGCTTCCGCTCTTCTTCGGAAAGTGGACGCGCACCCGCGACCTGCCGCCTGTCGCGTCCCGCACCTTCAGCGAGCGCTGGCCAGAGCTCGAGCAGAGAAAGGACCTCGAGCGGCCATGACGACCCGCGCCGAGTTTCTCGGGAGCATTCGTCAGGAGATGGCCAAGACCCGCGGCCTGTTCGAAGCGCGGCCCGTGCCGCGCCCCGCCGACGCCCGCCAGGCCGCCGAGGTCGTCAGGCGCCAGATGCTCGAGCGCTGGCCCCAGGCCCTAGCACGCTTTCGCGAAGAGTTCGAGCGCGTCTCCGGGGTCTTCCACCGGGTTTCGAAGATGGACGAGGTCCCGGGGGTGATCCGCCGCATCGCCCAGGAGCGCCAGGCGACGAGTGTCCTGTCATGGCATCCGGGGGCGCTCGGGCTCGACTTGCGCGGGAGCCTGGGCGCGGAGGGGTTCTCGGTGACCGTGGCTCCGAACGGCGACCCAGACGCGGCGGCTCGCGCGGTCCACCGGGACGCTGCGGCCCGCGCCGAGATCGGCGTGACCGGCGTCGACTGGGCCCTGGCGGAGACCGGCACGCTCGTTCTCGTGTCGGGCAGGGGACGGCCGCGCTCGACCTCGCTCCTGCCGGCGACGCATGTGGCCGTCTTCGGGCGCGACAGACTGGTCGAGTCACTGGAGCAGGTGGGAGTCATGCTGGAGGCGCTCCACGTCAACCCAGCGCTCAGCATGTCGGGCGCCGTCATCAACTTCATCACCGGCCCCTCGCGCTCCGC
Proteins encoded in this window:
- a CDS encoding (Fe-S)-binding protein, with amino-acid sequence MITCLGDMFFPEVGVAMVTLLRRLGVTVEFPQGQTCCGMPLFNSGYHHDAAVVAARTVELFAGAEHVVVPSGSCAWMVKTEYPGLLKHDPALKAAAEALANKTYELSQFLVDVLGVTDVESSFRGKVTYHDSCHLLRGLGESRAPRTLLKGVKGCELVELPGSDECCGFGGSFSVRLPEVSTAVLDKKLANAEGTGVDCLVACDAGCLMQMGGGLTRRGSRVRAVHLAQVLAPAAGA
- a CDS encoding cupin domain-containing protein, which gives rise to MKIRIEDHVKFEGAKMAKIALATTDRAQLDLYCVAPGQYQKPHTHGDQDKIYYVLEGAGRFSLGDKEERVAAGEALVAAAGVEHGLVNDGAEPLLILVVVTPPPPHGTSSHESGARS
- a CDS encoding LutB/LldF family L-lactate oxidation iron-sulfur protein; the protein is MSDASLRTPFPARAHAALEDAHLQEALGIATTKFIGLRKEAFAGFPEGEALRDRARAIKEGTLQQLDRHLERLADNIERLGGHVHWAATGDEARDIVLRLCRENGVRMAVKSKSMATEEIELNDALEAAGVKPVETDLGEYIIQLAHEKPSHIIAPAIHKTKRQVADLFSKELGGSFEADPEVLTAVARKELRQKFLDADMGITGANFAVAETGTIVLVTNEGNGRMVTSLPRIHVAVMGMEKVIPTMTDLMVFLAILARSATGQKLSSYTTLVRGPRQPGESEGPEELHLILMDNGRTRQIAGTLREALYCLRCGACLNVCPVYRQIGGHAYGYTYPGPIGILLTAMLKGAASVKDLAHASSLCGACKDVCPVRIDIPRMLVDLREQLDREKIASWPERMVFRAARRIMTSPGLFRLGAVLGRVAQRPFVRNGRLRGLPLFFGKWTRTRDLPPVASRTFSERWPELEQRKDLERP
- a CDS encoding lactate utilization protein; translation: MTTRAEFLGSIRQEMAKTRGLFEARPVPRPADARQAAEVVRRQMLERWPQALARFREEFERVSGVFHRVSKMDEVPGVIRRIAQERQATSVLSWHPGALGLDLRGSLGAEGFSVTVAPNGDPDAAARAVHRDAAARAEIGVTGVDWALAETGTLVLVSGRGRPRSTSLLPATHVAVFGRDRLVESLEQVGVMLEALHVNPALSMSGAVINFITGPSRSADIELTLTRGVHGPKEVHAIFVERPNLVEAK